The following coding sequences are from one Kushneria phosphatilytica window:
- the dkgB gene encoding 2,5-didehydrogluconate reductase DkgB, which yields MLPSIGLGTYKLKGEEVIDSVTNALELGYRHIDTAQMYDNEREVGRAIADSGVPRDDIFLTTKVWTDRFRHDDLIASLHESLERLGTEYVDLVLLHWPSPNGEVPMAESMAALVEAKRQGLTRHIGVSNFTNAQLDEALNLEGGDQIITNQVEVHPFLANRKVVDHCEARGVKVTGYMPLARGRVMEDDTLKAIAEEQNATPAQIALAWVASRDIVVIPSSTRREHLESNMEAMKISLTADEMTRIDELDRGERIANPSFAPEWDE from the coding sequence ATGCTGCCATCCATTGGACTGGGCACCTACAAACTCAAGGGAGAGGAGGTTATCGACTCGGTCACCAATGCGCTTGAGCTGGGTTACCGCCATATCGATACCGCGCAGATGTATGACAATGAGCGTGAAGTCGGCCGAGCGATCGCCGACAGTGGCGTGCCGCGTGACGATATCTTTCTGACCACCAAGGTATGGACCGACCGCTTCCGCCATGACGACCTGATCGCCAGTCTGCATGAAAGCCTTGAGCGGCTGGGCACCGAGTATGTCGATCTGGTGCTGTTGCACTGGCCATCACCGAATGGCGAAGTGCCCATGGCTGAATCCATGGCCGCCCTGGTCGAGGCCAAACGGCAGGGGCTGACGCGTCATATTGGTGTATCGAACTTTACCAATGCCCAGCTCGATGAGGCCCTGAATCTCGAGGGCGGCGATCAGATCATCACCAACCAGGTCGAGGTGCATCCCTTCCTGGCCAATCGCAAGGTGGTCGATCACTGCGAAGCACGCGGTGTGAAGGTGACCGGTTATATGCCGCTGGCAAGGGGCAGGGTGATGGAAGACGACACCCTGAAGGCCATTGCCGAAGAACAGAATGCCACGCCGGCTCAGATCGCTCTGGCCTGGGTCGCCTCGCGGGATATCGTGGTGATTCCTTCCTCGACCCGACGCGAGCATCTTGAATCCAACATGGAAGCGATGAAGATCTCACTGACCGCCGATGAGATGACCCGCATCGATGAACTCGATCGTGGCGAGCGTATTGCCAACCCGAGCTTTGCGCCCGAGTGGGATGAGTGA
- a CDS encoding carboxymuconolactone decarboxylase family protein, with translation MLTRYLCTLPLLGVLAACSQMPDSRATRDFSPAPSESEMNRVSPAFAHYTNEMVLGELWHRAGLSPRDRSLVTLSALITQQQVAELPYHFNLALDNGVTPNELSEIITHLAFYTGWGNATTAVAILEDVFATRGIDNSSAPAVPTQRLPLDEKAEAKRQQLVAERFGAVAPGVVEYTTDALFQDLWLRPGLAPRDRSLVTVSALVAAGQPEQVTFHLNRAMDNGLSRAEASETLTQLAFYAGWPRVFSAMPVFRAVFESRGLITD, from the coding sequence ATGCTCACCAGATATCTTTGCACGCTCCCCCTGCTCGGCGTGCTGGCAGCCTGCAGTCAGATGCCGGACTCACGAGCGACTCGGGACTTCTCGCCTGCGCCCAGCGAGAGCGAAATGAACCGCGTCTCGCCAGCGTTTGCGCATTACACCAACGAGATGGTGCTCGGTGAGCTATGGCACCGAGCCGGCCTGAGCCCCAGGGATCGCAGCCTTGTGACCCTATCGGCGCTGATCACTCAGCAACAGGTCGCCGAGTTGCCCTATCACTTCAATCTCGCACTGGACAATGGCGTCACCCCCAACGAGCTCTCCGAGATCATCACCCATCTCGCGTTTTACACCGGTTGGGGTAACGCCACCACCGCCGTGGCGATTCTGGAGGATGTCTTCGCGACACGGGGGATCGACAACTCGTCCGCGCCTGCGGTGCCCACGCAGCGCCTGCCGCTTGACGAAAAAGCCGAGGCCAAACGTCAGCAGTTGGTGGCCGAACGCTTCGGTGCGGTGGCACCGGGCGTAGTCGAATACACCACCGATGCGCTGTTTCAGGATTTGTGGTTGCGTCCAGGCCTGGCCCCCAGAGATCGAAGCCTGGTGACCGTCAGCGCGCTGGTGGCTGCCGGTCAGCCCGAGCAGGTCACCTTTCACCTCAATCGTGCCATGGATAACGGGCTATCCAGGGCCGAAGCCTCCGAAACGCTCACTCAGCTGGCGTTCTATGCCGGATGGCCGAGGGTATTTTCAGCCATGCCGGTCTTCAGGGCGGTGTTCGAGTCGCGCGGGCTGATCACGGATTGA
- a CDS encoding type II toxin-antitoxin system VapC family toxin — translation MIVLDTNVLSELMRPEPDTRVVNWLDRQDAISVTISAITVAEILYGIERLPDGKRKRGFAAMAAAMFEEDFSGRILSFDSGAAIHYAEQVAASEGVGRQVHMADAQIAAICIQHGAVLATRNIKDFETLSVETINPWEMG, via the coding sequence ATGATTGTTCTTGATACCAATGTGCTATCTGAGCTGATGCGGCCTGAGCCAGACACCCGGGTTGTCAACTGGCTGGATAGGCAGGACGCTATTTCCGTGACAATTTCCGCTATTACAGTCGCAGAAATTCTCTATGGTATCGAGCGCCTGCCAGACGGCAAACGCAAGCGTGGTTTCGCGGCCATGGCGGCGGCAATGTTCGAGGAAGATTTCTCTGGCCGCATTCTATCGTTCGATAGCGGGGCTGCGATTCACTACGCAGAGCAGGTCGCTGCCAGCGAGGGCGTAGGAAGACAGGTTCACATGGCCGATGCCCAAATTGCGGCTATCTGCATCCAGCATGGAGCGGTGTTGGCGACACGCAATATAAAGGATTTCGAGACGCTGAGCGTCGAGACGATCAATCCTTGGGAAATGGGCTGA
- a CDS encoding DNA-binding protein, which produces METTKIAIERSLLEKYGPLISLPQLAELLHRSPDGLRIAMSKPHGYAQEIKKARIKIGRRVYFRTPEIAEYIASAE; this is translated from the coding sequence ATGGAAACGACAAAGATCGCAATCGAGCGCTCCCTGCTCGAAAAATATGGACCTCTCATTAGCCTGCCCCAGCTTGCTGAGCTGTTACATCGGAGCCCCGATGGTCTTCGCATAGCTATGAGTAAACCGCACGGTTATGCGCAGGAGATCAAAAAAGCGCGAATCAAGATCGGTCGCCGGGTGTATTTCCGAACGCCTGAGATCGCCGAGTACATCGCCTCAGCGGAATGA
- a CDS encoding FitA-like ribbon-helix-helix domain-containing protein, translating to MASITIRNLDDKLKAQLRMEAARHGHSMEEEVRIILRSALNQPQAKGLGSRIRERFADAGGIELEVSPRSDKPRDPGFGA from the coding sequence ATGGCTTCGATCACGATTCGCAACTTGGACGACAAATTGAAGGCTCAGCTTCGCATGGAGGCGGCTAGGCATGGCCATTCCATGGAAGAGGAGGTTCGCATCATTCTGCGTAGTGCCTTGAACCAGCCTCAAGCAAAGGGGCTAGGGAGTCGCATACGTGAGCGGTTCGCAGACGCGGGGGGCATCGAGCTGGAAGTATCGCCTAGGTCGGATAAGCCTCGTGATCCGGGCTTCGGCGCATGA
- a CDS encoding tyrosine-type recombinase/integrase: MATIVKTPSGSWKAVIRKTGWPTTAKTFRTKRDAQDWSRRTEDEMVRGVYIQRSASERMTLESALKRYLADVTPTKKPSTQKSERGKATKLIEHLGKYSLAALTPDLIANYRDTRLNSLGRRGSPISPNTVRLELALLGHLYTVAIQEWGLGLTYNPVQNIRKPSPGEGRDRRLSADEEKRLFAVLQQHSNPMLAWIARIALETGMRSSEILTLTRSQIDVKRRVVRLTDTKNNEARLVPLTQAATEVFKQALNNPVRPLDCDLVFFGEPGKDGKRGPYAYTKLWNQAKKKAGLDDFRFHDLRHEAVSRLVEAGLSDQEVAAISGHKSMQMLRRYTHLRAEDLVARLDRVRRQ; encoded by the coding sequence ATGGCCACCATCGTCAAGACCCCCTCAGGTAGCTGGAAAGCCGTCATCCGCAAGACCGGCTGGCCCACCACCGCCAAGACCTTTCGTACCAAACGTGACGCTCAGGATTGGAGCCGCCGCACCGAAGATGAAATGGTGCGTGGTGTCTATATCCAGCGCAGTGCCTCAGAGCGCATGACTTTGGAGTCGGCGCTCAAGCGTTACCTGGCCGACGTTACTCCCACCAAGAAGCCCAGCACTCAAAAGAGCGAGCGTGGTAAGGCCACGAAACTCATCGAACACTTGGGTAAGTATTCTCTCGCGGCTTTAACGCCTGACCTCATCGCAAATTATCGCGATACTCGTTTGAACAGCCTTGGGCGTAGAGGTTCACCGATCAGCCCCAACACTGTGCGCCTAGAGCTCGCATTGCTTGGGCACCTCTACACCGTGGCCATTCAGGAGTGGGGGCTAGGCCTGACCTATAACCCCGTCCAGAACATCCGCAAGCCGAGCCCAGGGGAGGGACGCGACCGGCGCTTGAGCGCCGACGAGGAAAAGCGCCTGTTTGCCGTGCTACAACAGCACAGCAATCCCATGCTGGCCTGGATCGCCAGAATCGCCCTGGAAACGGGCATGCGCTCCTCGGAAATCCTGACCCTCACTCGCTCCCAGATCGACGTGAAACGCCGCGTGGTGCGCCTCACCGACACCAAGAACAACGAAGCACGCCTGGTGCCGCTGACCCAGGCCGCCACCGAGGTGTTCAAGCAGGCTTTGAACAACCCAGTGCGCCCGCTCGACTGCGACCTAGTATTCTTCGGTGAGCCTGGAAAAGATGGCAAGCGCGGTCCTTACGCCTACACCAAGCTATGGAATCAGGCGAAGAAGAAGGCTGGCCTCGATGACTTCCGCTTTCACGACCTGCGACATGAGGCCGTCAGCCGGCTGGTAGAGGCTGGACTATCCGATCAGGAGGTCGCCGCGATCAGTGGGCATAAGTCCATGCAGATGTTGCGGCGGTATACGCACTTGAGAGCCGAGGATTTGGTGGCCAGGCTGGATAGAGTAAGGAGGCAATAA
- a CDS encoding plasmid mobilization protein, translated as MGSQTRVRQKPIKVWVDEGEKLSIESNAKACNMSSSAFLRNLGLGYEPKSMLDYAAVGDLMKLNGDLGRLGGLLKMALTNSEGQRGEVAEMIELSALLSRIEKLRSEIRDKVQVI; from the coding sequence ATGGGAAGTCAGACAAGGGTGCGTCAAAAGCCGATCAAGGTTTGGGTCGATGAAGGCGAAAAGCTGTCGATAGAGAGTAACGCCAAAGCCTGCAACATGAGTTCCTCTGCCTTTCTGAGAAACCTTGGCTTGGGCTATGAGCCCAAATCTATGCTCGACTATGCAGCGGTAGGTGATTTGATGAAGCTGAATGGCGACCTTGGAAGGCTAGGTGGGCTCTTGAAGATGGCGTTGACCAATAGTGAAGGTCAGAGAGGGGAAGTGGCGGAGATGATCGAGTTGTCTGCCCTGTTATCTCGAATCGAAAAATTGCGCTCTGAAATACGAGATAAAGTACAAGTTATTTAG
- a CDS encoding SDR family oxidoreductase has protein sequence MPTDFANKVALVTGAAMGMGFATARAFAEEGARVVLSDVSQGGLEEAVRTLENEGHEVTGILCDVAQEDQVAHLIEQTVATYGRLDAAFNNAGVQSDACETADATSAEFARVNSINLFGVWCCMKYELAQMRTQGSGTIVNCSSLGGLVGLPGRSIYHGTKHGVVGMTKSTALEYAAQGIRVNAVCPGTIDTPMVQRMVERGDLPLEEIVREQPIGRLGRPEEIASAVLWLCGPGSTFVIGHALPVDGGFTAR, from the coding sequence ATGCCTACCGATTTCGCCAATAAGGTCGCCCTTGTTACCGGCGCCGCCATGGGCATGGGATTCGCGACGGCCAGAGCCTTTGCCGAAGAAGGCGCCCGTGTCGTGCTTTCCGATGTCAGTCAGGGGGGCCTCGAAGAAGCGGTGCGCACACTTGAGAACGAGGGCCATGAGGTCACCGGTATTCTCTGCGACGTAGCTCAGGAAGACCAGGTCGCGCACCTGATCGAACAGACTGTCGCTACCTATGGCCGACTCGACGCCGCCTTCAATAACGCAGGCGTACAAAGCGACGCCTGCGAAACTGCCGATGCCACCAGCGCAGAGTTCGCCCGTGTCAATTCGATCAACCTGTTCGGCGTTTGGTGCTGCATGAAATACGAGCTCGCCCAGATGCGTACACAAGGCAGCGGCACCATCGTCAACTGTTCCTCACTGGGTGGCCTGGTGGGCCTGCCCGGGCGCTCAATCTATCACGGCACCAAGCATGGCGTGGTCGGCATGACCAAAAGCACGGCACTGGAATACGCCGCCCAAGGCATCCGCGTCAACGCCGTCTGCCCCGGCACCATCGACACTCCGATGGTGCAAAGGATGGTCGAGCGTGGCGATTTGCCGCTCGAGGAGATCGTTCGAGAGCAGCCAATCGGCCGCCTGGGTCGCCCTGAGGAGATTGCCTCCGCCGTGCTCTGGCTGTGTGGCCCGGGCTCTACCTTCGTGATTGGGCACGCACTACCGGTCGATGGCGGTTTCACCGCGCGCTGA
- a CDS encoding DNA methyltransferase produces MLSVKQRSDYTFRFNKEMGRHGWLRLTPAYSVKLVQELVEETPRRARILEPFSGTATTGLCASESGMASDSLDINPFLVWFGNAKCAQFEENEIEALEARIDRVINNLPQFLEIENWAPKIHNIERWWCGHTLPLLCALRSSIVDEFGEPSENKYSSLAWISFCRLMIETSSADFNHVSMSFKDKVTRYEINQIKLLFKDIVEAITFSAKSNLTGKAGFFLGDSRTLDALGDNTYDHVITSPPYPNRMSYIRELRPYMYWTKFLNEKQEAGELDWRAIGGTWGTATSKLKDWAPDNVNLPESLLAVCEKILNAENKNAELMARYVHKYFYDMHSHFSSLRNHLNHGAKIDYIVGNSSFYGNLVDSEQIFESSLHSLGYKNVSSRIVRKRNSKKELYEFCVSATWNG; encoded by the coding sequence ATGCTATCTGTTAAACAAAGATCTGATTACACTTTCCGATTCAATAAAGAAATGGGAAGACATGGATGGCTAAGGCTAACCCCCGCATATTCCGTAAAACTTGTGCAGGAGCTTGTAGAAGAAACTCCTAGGAGGGCAAGAATCCTAGAACCTTTTTCTGGCACGGCCACTACGGGCTTGTGTGCTTCTGAAAGCGGCATGGCTTCTGACTCATTGGACATTAATCCATTTCTTGTTTGGTTCGGAAATGCTAAGTGCGCTCAGTTTGAAGAGAATGAGATTGAAGCATTAGAAGCGCGCATTGACCGTGTCATTAACAACCTCCCTCAGTTTTTAGAAATTGAAAACTGGGCACCTAAAATACATAACATCGAAAGATGGTGGTGCGGGCATACTCTGCCACTACTGTGTGCTTTAAGGTCTTCTATTGTTGATGAGTTTGGAGAGCCTAGCGAGAATAAGTACAGCTCACTCGCATGGATTAGTTTTTGCAGGCTAATGATTGAAACATCTTCCGCTGACTTCAATCATGTTTCAATGTCCTTTAAAGATAAGGTCACCAGATATGAAATTAACCAAATAAAACTTCTTTTCAAAGACATAGTTGAAGCTATTACTTTTAGCGCCAAATCCAATCTTACAGGTAAGGCAGGGTTTTTCCTAGGTGACTCTAGGACTCTAGACGCCTTGGGCGATAATACTTATGACCATGTAATAACCTCTCCTCCTTACCCAAACAGGATGAGCTACATCCGTGAGCTTCGCCCATACATGTATTGGACAAAGTTCCTTAATGAGAAGCAAGAAGCAGGTGAGCTTGATTGGCGTGCGATAGGTGGAACTTGGGGAACGGCCACGAGCAAACTTAAGGACTGGGCTCCTGATAATGTGAATCTTCCCGAAAGTCTCTTAGCTGTTTGCGAAAAGATTTTAAATGCTGAAAATAAAAACGCCGAACTGATGGCCAGGTATGTCCATAAGTATTTCTACGATATGCACAGCCATTTCTCTAGCTTAAGAAATCACCTTAATCATGGAGCAAAAATAGATTACATAGTAGGCAACTCATCATTCTATGGTAATCTGGTGGATTCTGAGCAGATATTTGAATCTTCATTACATTCTCTCGGATACAAAAATGTATCATCGAGGATAGTTAGAAAAAGAAACAGTAAAAAAGAGCTCTATGAATTTTGCGTTTCAGCCACTTGGAATGGTTGA
- a CDS encoding SDR family oxidoreductase — translation MTQDIQGKVIVITGASSGLGEATARHLASHGAIVVLGARRMDRLQKIVDEIQAAGGKALALQTDVTRQADVQALVDKAVSSYGKIDVMLNNAGLMQQSPLEKLKIDEWDNMIDINLKGTLYGIAAVLPQMKSQQFGHVINVSSVAGHKVTPAGTVYCATKHAVRAISEGFRQEVKDYNLRSTIISPGAIDTELPSHITDSESSEAIGGFYASAAIPADSFARIVYFAITQPEDVDINEVLYRPTSQPL, via the coding sequence ATGACTCAGGATATTCAGGGCAAAGTTATTGTTATTACCGGCGCCAGTAGCGGTCTCGGCGAAGCCACCGCCCGACACCTGGCAAGCCATGGCGCCATCGTGGTACTCGGCGCAAGACGCATGGATCGCCTGCAAAAGATCGTCGATGAGATCCAAGCCGCCGGCGGCAAGGCCCTGGCCCTGCAGACCGACGTGACACGCCAGGCTGACGTTCAGGCGCTGGTCGATAAAGCGGTCTCGAGTTATGGCAAAATCGACGTGATGCTCAACAACGCGGGGCTCATGCAACAGTCACCTCTCGAGAAGCTGAAAATCGACGAGTGGGACAACATGATCGATATCAACCTCAAGGGCACGCTTTACGGCATCGCCGCAGTGCTACCGCAGATGAAATCACAGCAGTTCGGCCATGTGATCAATGTCTCCTCGGTCGCTGGTCACAAGGTGACTCCGGCGGGCACGGTCTATTGCGCCACCAAGCACGCGGTACGAGCCATCAGCGAAGGTTTTCGCCAGGAGGTCAAGGACTACAACCTGCGCTCGACGATCATCTCCCCGGGAGCCATCGATACCGAGCTGCCCAGCCATATCACCGATTCGGAATCCTCGGAGGCGATCGGCGGCTTTTACGCCTCAGCGGCAATTCCGGCGGACTCCTTCGCGCGCATCGTCTACTTCGCGATCACTCAACCTGAAGATGTCGATATCAACGAGGTACTCTATCGGCCCACCTCTCAGCCGCTATAA